In a genomic window of Numenius arquata chromosome 5, bNumArq3.hap1.1, whole genome shotgun sequence:
- the LOC141465024 gene encoding homeobox protein not2-like: protein MKRVRTVFKPEQLERLEQEFLKQQYMVGTERVDLAATLHLTETQVKVWFQNRRIKWRKQSMEQKVAKLSQFGVIQPATADSTDIKDHEEDTVDVEL from the exons ATGAAGAGAGTCCGCACTGTCTTCAAACCAGAGCAGCTGGAGCGGCTGGAGCAGGAGTTCCTCAAGCAGCAGTACATGGTGGGCACGGAGCGAGTAGACCTGGCTGCAACTCTGCATCTCACAGAGACTCAG GTGAAAGTCTGGTTCCAGAACCGGAGGATCAAATGGAGGAAGCAGAGCATGGAGCAGAAGGTGGCAAAgctgtcacagtttggggtgatACAGCCTGCCACCGCGGACTCGACAGACATCAAGGACCACGAGGAGGACACTGTGGACGTTGAGCTTTGA
- the SMYD5 gene encoding protein-lysine N-trimethyltransferase SMYD5, which translates to MAAAAGDVCGAVVGSRAGAGAAVAAEARFISSAKGKGLFATKNIRKGETVFVERPVVSSQFLWNALYNYRACDHCLRALETAEENAQRLLGKNSLVLPHPEQCSIRKDLHQQCPRCQVMYCSAECKQAALEQYHQVLCLGPSRDDPTHPLNKLQEAWRNMHYPPETSSIMLMARMVATVKQAKDKEWWIKVFSQFCNKTANEEEEIVHKLLGDKFKGQLELLRLLFTEALYDEHLSRWFTPEGFRSLFALVGTNGQGIGTSSLSQWVHACDALDLPMLQREELDAFIDQLYKDIEKESGEFLNCEGSGLYVLQSCCNHSCIPNAETSFPENNFLLHLTALEDIEAGEEICISYLDCCQRERSRHSRNKILRENYLFTCSCPKCLAQADDADVTSDEEEEGEGETDDAELEDEMTDV; encoded by the exons ATGGCCGCCGCGGCGGGGGACGTGTGCGGCGCCGTGGTGGGAAGCCgcgccggggctggggccgcgGTTGCGGCGGAGGCGCGGTTCATCAGCAGCGCCAAG GGGAAAGGCTTGTTCGCCACCAAGAACATCCGCAAAGGGGAGACCGTCTTCGTGGAGAGGCCGGTGGTGTCGTCCCAGTTCCTCTGGAACGCCCTGTACAACTACCGAG CCTGTGATCACTGCCTACGGGCTTTGGAGACGGCGGAGGAGAACGCCCAGCGGCTGCTGGGGAAGAACTCACTGGTGCTGCCTCATCCGGAGCAGTGCAGCATCCGGAAAGACCTGCACCAGCAGTGTCCCCGGTGCCAG GTGATGTACTGCAGTGCTGAATGCAAGCAGGCCGCTTTGGAGCAGTACCACCAGGTCCTCTGCCTTGGCCCATCCCGTGATGACCCCACGCACCCCCTCAACAAGCTGCAGGAGGCATGGAG AAACATGCATTATCCACCGGAGACTTCCAGCATCATGTTGATGGCCCGGATGGTCGCTACTGTCAAACAG GCTAAAGACAAGGAGTGGTGGATCAAGGTCTTCTCCCAGTTCTGCAATAAGACAGCAAACGAAGAAGAGGAGATTGTGCACAAACTGCTAGGAGACAAATTTAAG ggccagctggagctgctgcggtTGCTCTTCACCGAAGCCCTTTATGATGAACATCTCAGCAGG TGGTTCACTCCAGAAGGCTTTCGATCCCTCTTTGCCCTCGTTGGGACCAATGGCCAAGGCATAGGAACAAG CTCTCTGAGCCAGTGGGTGCATGCTTGTGATGCGCTGGATCTCCCCATGCTGCAGCGAGAGGAGCTGGACGCCTTCATTGACCAGCTCTACAAAGACATCGAGAAGG AGTCAGGAGAGTTCCTCAACTGCGAGGGATCAGGTCTCTATGTGCTCCAGAGCTGCT GTAACCACAGCTGCATCCCCAATGCTGAGACGTCCTTCCCAGAAAACAACTTCCTCCTGCATCTGACGGCTCTGGAGGACATTGAAGCAGGAGAG GAAATCTGCATCAGTTACTTAGACTGCTGTCAGAGGGAGCGGAGCAGACACAGCCGCAACAAGATACTCAG ggagaaCTACTTGTTTACCTGCTCGTGTCCCAAGTGCCTGGCGCAAGCCGATGATGCTGACGTGACAtcggatgaagaggaggagggtgaAGGAGAGACGGATGATGCTGAGCTGGAGGATGAGATGACTGACGTTTGA